TCGCCGCCGTGCCAGGTCGGCCCGACGGCATGAATCACATGCCCGGCCGGCAGCCGGTACCCCTTGGTGATTTTGGCGTCGCCGGTGGCACAACCATGCAGCGTGCGGCATTCGGCCAGCAGTTCGGGACCGGCGCCGCGATGGATGGCGCCATCGACCCCACCCCCGCCGAGCAGGGACGAATTCGCGGCATTGACGATGGCGTCAACGCGCAGACTGGTGATATCGGCAACAACAACTTCCAGCCGCGCCTTGCCGATCAGGCGCGCGGTGTCGCTCAGGCCGAGGCCGCGGCGCTGACAGTGACGCCCTTG
The Bradyrhizobium sp. KBS0727 genome window above contains:
- a CDS encoding O-acetyl-ADP-ribose deacetylase, translated to MSDTARLIGKARLEVVVADITSLRVDAIVNAANSSLLGGGGVDGAIHRGAGPELLAECRTLHGCATGDAKITKGYRLPAGHVIHAVGPTWHGGDASEDQLLASCYRRALELCQANALSSVAFPAISTGVYRFPADRAAGIAVAAVAEALASAPDVTRVMFCCFSDESGRLHAAALADVGGPCAG